A DNA window from Mobula birostris isolate sMobBir1 chromosome 3, sMobBir1.hap1, whole genome shotgun sequence contains the following coding sequences:
- the en2a gene encoding homeobox protein engrailed-2a: MEENDQNNHPVDNQESSNESNRAIMPLLQAPGNQLPHRITNFFIDNILRPDFGKRKDGYRDQNHVPGRENVSPLAVVSGQSGGSPPGLGGGGGGGGGGGGGGDVAGEGALRNGESAEQSQSSDSDSSHSSTNAVSQPMLWPAWVYCTRYSDRPSSGPRSRKPKKKTPNKEDKRPRTAFTAEQLQRLKAEFQTNRYLTEQRRQSLAHELSLNESQIKIWFQNKRAKIKKASGSKNTLALHLMAQGLYNHSSTGKEDKEESE; the protein is encoded by the exons ATGGAAGAAAATGATCAGAATAACCATCCAGTGGACAATCAGGAGTCGAGCAACGAGTCTAACCGAGCCATCATGCCGCTTCTTCAGGCGCCGGGCAACCAGCTCCCTCACCGGATCACTAACTTTTTCATCGACAACATCTTGCGGCCGGACTTCGGAAAGAGGAAAGACGGCTACCGCGATCAGAACCACGTCCCTGGGAGAGAGAACGTCAGCCCGTTGGCGGTGGTGTCCGGGCAGAGCGGAGGCAGTCCGCCCGggctgggaggaggaggaggaggaggaggaggaggaggaggtggtggtg ATGTGGCGGGAGAAGGAGCGCTGAGGAACGGCGAGAGCGCCGAGCAGTCCCAAAGCTCGGATTCCGACAGCTCCCACAGCAGCACCAACGCAGTTTCCCAACCCATGCTCTGGCCTGCCTGGGTTTACTGCACTAGATACTCGGACAGGCCTTCTTCAG GTCCCAGGTCCCGTAAACCAAAGAAAAAGACTCCCAATAAAGAGGACAAGCGACCGAGGACAGCGTTCACTGCCGAACAATTGCAGAGACTGAAAGCCGAGTTTCAGACTAACCGCTACCTAACCGAACAACGCCGGCAGAGCTTGGCTCACGAACTCAGTCTCAACGAATCCCAAATCAAAATCTGGTTTCAGAATAAGCGAGCCAAAATCAAGAAAGCTAGCGGATCAAAGAACACACTGGCACTCCATTTAATGGCGCAAGGACTTTATAACCATTCCAGCACGGGGAAAGAAGACAAGGAAGAAAGTGAATAG